One window of the Vigna radiata var. radiata cultivar VC1973A chromosome 1, Vradiata_ver6, whole genome shotgun sequence genome contains the following:
- the LOC106768727 gene encoding E3 ubiquitin-protein ligase XBAT33-like isoform X4, whose translation MGNSFGCSVSGERLVSAARDGDLVEAKMLLECNPGLAKYSTFGGLNSPLHFAASKGHNEIVALLLENGADVSSRNYCGQTTLMQACRYGHWEVVQTLLLFRCNMTILTIGYESRLSQWEDSSTLCSNQWTCKMHQTCCCRFCSKCSF comes from the exons ATGGGGAATTCATTTGGGTGCTCGGTGTCTGGTGAGAGGTTGGTGTCGGCGGCGAGAGACGGCGATTTGGTTGAGGCAAAGATGCTTCTAGAATGCAACCCTGGTCTTGCAAAGTACTCCACTTTTGGGGGTCTCAATTCGCCTCTTCATTTTGCAGCTTCTAAAGGCCATAATGAg ATTGTGGCATTGCTGCTTGAAAATGGAGCTGATGTGAGTTCAAGAAATTATTGTGGGCAG ACGACATTGATGCAAGCTTGTAGATATGGTCATTGGGAAGTTGTACAAACTCTTCTGCTCTTCAGATGTAATATGA CCATTTTGACAATAGGTTATGAAAGCAGATTATCTCAGTGGGAGGACAGCTCTACACTTTGCAGCAATCAATGGACATGCAAGATGCATCAGACTTGTTGTTGCAGATTTTGTTCCAAGTGCTCCTTTTGA
- the LOC106768727 gene encoding E3 ubiquitin-protein ligase XBAT33-like isoform X6: MGNSFGCSVSGERLVSAARDGDLVEAKMLLECNPGLAKYSTFGGLNSPLHFAASKGHNEIVALLLENGADVSSRNYCGQIISVGGQLYTLQQSMDMQDASDLLLQILFQVLLLNLYMLAWTEKLMDQM; encoded by the exons ATGGGGAATTCATTTGGGTGCTCGGTGTCTGGTGAGAGGTTGGTGTCGGCGGCGAGAGACGGCGATTTGGTTGAGGCAAAGATGCTTCTAGAATGCAACCCTGGTCTTGCAAAGTACTCCACTTTTGGGGGTCTCAATTCGCCTCTTCATTTTGCAGCTTCTAAAGGCCATAATGAg ATTGTGGCATTGCTGCTTGAAAATGGAGCTGATGTGAGTTCAAGAAATTATTGTGGGCAG ATTATCTCAGTGGGAGGACAGCTCTACACTTTGCAGCAATCAATGGACATGCAAGATGCATCAGACTTGTTGTTGCAGATTTTGTTCCAAGTGCTCCTTTTGAATCTTTACATGCTCGCATGGAC
- the LOC106768727 gene encoding E3 ubiquitin-protein ligase XBAT33-like isoform X5, producing the protein MGNSFGCSVSGERLVSAARDGDLVEAKMLLECNPGLAKYSTFGGLNSPLHFAASKGHNEIVALLLENGADVSSRNYCGQTTLMQACRYGHWEVVQTLLLFRCNMSYESRLSQWEDSSTLCSNQWTCKMHQTCCCRFCSKCSF; encoded by the exons ATGGGGAATTCATTTGGGTGCTCGGTGTCTGGTGAGAGGTTGGTGTCGGCGGCGAGAGACGGCGATTTGGTTGAGGCAAAGATGCTTCTAGAATGCAACCCTGGTCTTGCAAAGTACTCCACTTTTGGGGGTCTCAATTCGCCTCTTCATTTTGCAGCTTCTAAAGGCCATAATGAg ATTGTGGCATTGCTGCTTGAAAATGGAGCTGATGTGAGTTCAAGAAATTATTGTGGGCAG ACGACATTGATGCAAGCTTGTAGATATGGTCATTGGGAAGTTGTACAAACTCTTCTGCTCTTCAGATGTAATATGA GTTATGAAAGCAGATTATCTCAGTGGGAGGACAGCTCTACACTTTGCAGCAATCAATGGACATGCAAGATGCATCAGACTTGTTGTTGCAGATTTTGTTCCAAGTGCTCCTTTTGA